In Helianthus annuus cultivar XRQ/B chromosome 3, HanXRQr2.0-SUNRISE, whole genome shotgun sequence, a single window of DNA contains:
- the LOC110942933 gene encoding F-box protein At5g03100 has protein sequence MGNQRRRWPPNKRNLKGLNSNDFISRMPDDILIMVLSRLSVKEAVVTSILSTRWRFLWCNLQTLNFDARQALDNIDNDFRFYLSERYKYTKQVNGVIRSYNHPTLHHFRIRFYLTCEYTSVIDEWLKFAVKKKVESLELDLETNQKNYLHNTFNYSFPSRLSDKSTSIFPSANLESLKKLYLNSVNMRESVLGELLTKSPHLESISIHGSGYLTHIHVGGRDLKLKHFEIVECPHVVSVYLSDFGIESFTYVGQPIDLHLSGLPNLKNVVMSQGLAGLSNTVFGQIFSCASTLQTLSFKIYHPMKIAKPYSIRQLPNIRKLTLTIVVRRDNCLLDFASLVNVFPNIQTFTIELLCFSLMGRRRKATYSAAAHHHDHLKLFQILGYYGGNGDLELAAYMLQNANALEKIVIDPRAQLDKAIKATKDFSENNEEAARSSARLRLPPLLPQGVELVIL, from the exons ATGGGGAACCAAAGGCGTCGATGGCCTCCAAACAAG AGGAACCTCAAAGGATTAAATTCAAATGATTTTATTAGCAGAATGCCAGATGATATTCTCATAATGGTGTTGTCTCGGTTGTCCGTAAAGGAGGCAGTGGTAACCAGCATTCTCTCCACAAGGTGGAGATTCCTCTGGTGTAATCTACAGACATTAAACTTTGATGCCAGGCAAGCTTTAGATAATATAGACAACGATTTTCGGTTTTATCTTTCAGAGCGCTATAAGTACACCAAACAGGTAAATGGTGTCATCCGGAGTTATAATCACCCGACGCTTCATCACTTCCGGATTCGTTTCTATTTGACCTGTGAGTATACTAGCGTCATTGACGAATGGCTTAAGTTTGCCGTAAAAAAGAAAGTAGAGAGTCTTGAACTGGATTTGGAGACAAATCAGAAGAATTATCTTCATAATACTTTTAACTATAGTTTCCCTTCAAGATTATCAGATAAGAGCACATCTATATTTCCATCCGCAAATTTGGAGTCTCTAAAAAAGCTTTACTTGAATAGCGTTAACATGAGGGAATCGGTTCTTGGAGAGTTGCTAACAAAATCTCCACATCTTGAGTCGATTTCCATCCATGGGTCTGGATACTTGACTCATATTCATGTTGGTGGACGAGACCTTAAGTTGAAACACTTTGAAATCGTGGAATGTCCACATGTGGTGTCTGTTTATTTGTCTGATTTTGGAATCGAGTCATTCACCTACGTGGGCCAACCAATAGATTTGCATCTCAGTGGTCTTCCAAACCTTAAAAATGTTGTTATGAGTCAAGGACTTGCAGGGTTGAGTAATACTGTGTTTGGCCAGATATTCTCTTGTGCATCAACCCTACAGACTCTTTCCTTCAAGATATATCATCCTATG AAAATTGCAAAGCCTTATTCCATCCGTCAACTACCAAATATAAGGAAATTAACGCTCACAATTGTTGTTCGAAGAGATAATTGTTTACTCGACTTTGCCTCTTTAGTTAATGTGTTTCCAAATATCCAGACATTTACAATCGAG CTACTCTGCTTTTCACTGATGGGAAGGAGGAGGAAAGCAACGTATAGTGCAGCTGCTCATCACCATGACCACCTCAAGCTTTTCCAAATTTTGGGTTATTATGGAGGAAACGGTGATCTTGAACTTGCTGCGTACATGTTACAAAATGCTAATGCACTTGAGAAGATTGTGATTGATCCTCGAGCACAGCTTGACAAGGCAATCAAAGCTACAAAGGATTTCTCAGAGAACAACGAGGAAGCTGCTCGATCTTCGGCTAGGCTTCGGCTTCCACCATTGTTGCCTCAAGGTGTTGAGTTGGTCATACTCTGA